In the Bifidobacterium catenulatum PV20-2 genome, one interval contains:
- a CDS encoding ABC transporter permease, translated as MTDEKTMTALPGQERYVAPIEETPLQSVDNVDDSVPATSMWADAWRTLRRNPLFIISGLLILFIVFVALFPGVFTKQDPNYCTLDNSLEPASAGHPFGFDVQGCDVYTRVVYGTRTSLSVGILSTLLVVLVGTLIGAIAGFFGGRVDAILSRIVDIFMALPMLLGAIVVLQMFRTNDSIWKVVLVLALFGWVGTARIARGAVLESKNLEFNTASTALGSTPMRNLFRHILPNSLAPIIVVGTTSLGSYIVSEATLSFLGIGLPTTTVSWGGDISSAQSILRTDPMVLFYPSAALAITVLAFIMMGDAVKDALDPKSRTA; from the coding sequence ATGACTGATGAGAAAACAATGACCGCCCTTCCCGGGCAGGAACGCTACGTCGCCCCGATCGAGGAGACCCCGTTGCAGAGCGTCGACAACGTCGACGACTCCGTTCCCGCCACCAGCATGTGGGCCGATGCTTGGCGCACGCTGCGCAGAAACCCGCTGTTCATTATTTCCGGGTTGTTGATCCTGTTCATCGTGTTCGTGGCGTTGTTCCCAGGCGTGTTCACCAAGCAGGATCCGAATTACTGCACGCTCGACAACTCCTTGGAGCCCGCCTCCGCGGGCCATCCGTTCGGATTCGACGTGCAGGGCTGCGACGTGTACACCCGCGTGGTCTACGGCACGCGCACCTCACTGAGCGTCGGCATCCTGTCTACGCTGTTGGTGGTGCTGGTCGGCACGCTGATCGGCGCCATCGCCGGCTTCTTCGGCGGCCGGGTGGATGCGATCCTGAGCCGCATCGTCGATATCTTCATGGCGTTACCAATGCTGCTGGGCGCGATCGTCGTTCTGCAGATGTTCCGCACCAACGATTCCATCTGGAAGGTCGTTCTGGTCCTCGCCCTGTTCGGCTGGGTCGGCACCGCGCGCATCGCGCGAGGCGCCGTGCTGGAATCGAAGAATCTGGAATTCAACACCGCGTCCACCGCGTTGGGCTCGACGCCGATGCGCAACCTGTTCCGCCACATTCTGCCGAACTCCCTCGCGCCGATCATCGTTGTGGGCACCACATCCCTCGGCTCCTACATCGTCTCGGAGGCCACGCTGAGCTTCCTCGGCATCGGTCTGCCGACTACCACCGTCAGCTGGGGCGGCGACATCTCCAGCGCGCAGTCCATTCTGCGCACCGACCCGATGGTGCTGTTCTACCCGTCCGCGGCGCTGGCGATCACCGTTCTCGCGTTCATCATGATGGGCGATGCGGTCAAGGACGCGCTCGATCCGAAGAGCCGTACAGCCTGA